The following coding sequences lie in one Xanthomonas hortorum pv. pelargonii genomic window:
- the egtB gene encoding ergothioneine biosynthesis protein EgtB gives MLMSAISPVLVDHQQQQLTLLERFAQTRALSDRLAAPLSAEDAMVQSMPDASPSKWHLAHTTWFFERFVLQTDPAYRLFDPAWDFLFNSYYQSVGPMHARARRGVLSRPSLQQVRDYRAAVDAQMQQRLRDGQLDAQACTIVQLGIQHEQQHQELLLTDIKHALWSNPLQPAYRDAPAPPAAIASTLRWHARDEQIVEIGAAAWPQSEAFAYDNESPRHRVLVGAHALANRVVTNAEFQEFIDAGGYRSAGAWLSDGWAMVQAQGWQRPLYWDADGREFTLDGWRARDAHAPVCHLSLFEADAFARWAGARLPTETEWEQAATGVPVQGNFVDTDALHPRGAEAVDTGLQQLFGDVWEWTGSAYLPYPGFAPWPGSLGEYNGKFMNAQWVLRGGSCATPASHIRASYRNFFPSDARWQFAGVRLAKDLP, from the coding sequence ATGCTCATGTCTGCAATCTCCCCCGTGCTGGTCGACCACCAGCAACAGCAGCTGACCCTGCTGGAACGCTTCGCGCAGACCCGCGCGTTGAGCGATCGCCTCGCCGCACCGCTGAGCGCCGAAGACGCGATGGTGCAGAGCATGCCCGACGCCAGCCCCAGCAAATGGCATCTGGCGCATACCACCTGGTTCTTCGAACGCTTCGTGTTGCAGACAGATCCTGCGTACCGCCTGTTCGATCCGGCCTGGGATTTCTTGTTCAACAGCTACTACCAAAGCGTCGGCCCGATGCATGCGCGCGCGCGTCGCGGTGTGTTGTCGCGGCCCTCGTTGCAACAGGTGCGCGACTACCGCGCTGCGGTCGATGCACAGATGCAGCAGCGCTTGCGCGATGGGCAATTAGACGCCCAGGCCTGCACCATCGTGCAACTCGGGATCCAGCATGAGCAGCAGCATCAGGAGTTGCTGCTCACCGACATCAAGCATGCGCTGTGGAGCAATCCGTTGCAGCCGGCCTATCGCGATGCGCCCGCACCGCCCGCCGCCATTGCCAGCACGCTGCGCTGGCATGCGCGCGACGAGCAGATCGTGGAGATCGGTGCAGCCGCGTGGCCGCAATCCGAAGCGTTTGCCTACGACAACGAATCGCCGCGTCACCGTGTTCTGGTCGGCGCGCATGCGCTGGCCAATCGCGTGGTCACCAATGCTGAATTCCAGGAATTCATCGACGCTGGTGGTTACCGCAGCGCCGGCGCCTGGCTCAGCGATGGCTGGGCGATGGTGCAGGCGCAGGGCTGGCAGCGTCCGTTGTACTGGGATGCAGATGGACGCGAGTTCACGCTTGATGGCTGGCGCGCGCGCGATGCACATGCACCGGTATGTCATCTGAGTCTCTTCGAAGCCGATGCCTTCGCACGTTGGGCCGGCGCGCGTCTGCCCACCGAAACCGAGTGGGAGCAAGCCGCGACCGGTGTGCCGGTGCAAGGCAACTTCGTCGATACCGACGCGCTGCATCCACGCGGCGCCGAAGCGGTGGATACCGGCCTGCAGCAGTTGTTCGGCGATGTCTGGGAGTGGACCGGCAGTGCATATCTGCCGTATCCGGGTTTCGCGCCGTGGCCCGGATCGCTGGGCGAATACAACGGCAAATTCATGAATGCGCAATGGGTGCTGCGCGGTGGCAGTTGTGCCACACCGGCCAGCCATATCCGCGCCAGTTATCGCAACTTTTTCCCATCCGATGCGCGTTGGCAGTTTGCCGGCGTGCGCCTTGCCAAGGATCTGCCTTGA
- the egtD gene encoding L-histidine N(alpha)-methyltransferase codes for MNAAAHATQRAHAALTDLQPQPDDITADALAGLAQTPKTLPSKYFYDARGSQLFEAITQQPEYYLTSTELRLLEASMPAIAQAIGPEVHVVEYGSGSGRKTELLLQCLRDVVAYTPLEISRSALLDSTARLAQQFPQIQMLPVCTDFTKPLLLPDAQRPARRHLVFFPGSTLGNFTDAAAIELMDAMRQTMGSDGCALIGIDLDKDAALIEAAYNDAAGVTAEFTLNLLARLNREIGSDFDLEGFRHHAVYARERGRIETFLISQRAQHVHVGGKDFNFAEGEAMQVEYSYKYTDARFAELAAAAGLKVTHGWNDAKDWFGLRLLRPL; via the coding sequence TTGAACGCCGCCGCCCACGCCACCCAACGCGCCCACGCCGCGCTGACCGATCTGCAACCGCAACCGGACGACATCACCGCCGATGCGCTGGCGGGTTTGGCGCAGACGCCCAAGACGCTGCCGTCCAAGTATTTTTACGACGCGCGCGGTTCGCAGTTGTTCGAAGCCATCACCCAGCAGCCGGAGTATTACCTCACCAGCACCGAATTGCGTCTGCTGGAAGCCAGCATGCCGGCGATCGCGCAAGCGATCGGCCCTGAGGTGCATGTGGTCGAATACGGCAGCGGCAGTGGCCGCAAGACCGAGTTGCTGCTGCAGTGCCTGCGCGATGTGGTGGCCTATACCCCGTTGGAAATCTCGCGCAGCGCCTTGCTCGACAGCACCGCGCGGCTGGCCCAGCAATTTCCGCAGATCCAGATGCTGCCGGTGTGCACCGACTTCACCAAGCCATTGCTGTTGCCCGATGCGCAACGTCCGGCGCGTCGGCATCTGGTGTTCTTCCCCGGTTCCACGCTGGGCAATTTCACCGACGCCGCTGCCATCGAGTTGATGGATGCGATGCGCCAGACCATGGGCAGCGATGGCTGCGCGTTGATCGGGATCGATCTCGACAAGGATGCCGCGCTGATCGAGGCCGCCTATAACGATGCAGCTGGTGTCACTGCCGAATTCACCTTGAATCTGCTGGCGCGGCTCAACCGCGAGATTGGCAGCGATTTCGATCTGGAGGGCTTCCGTCACCATGCGGTGTATGCACGCGAACGCGGCCGCATCGAGACGTTTCTGATCAGTCAACGCGCCCAGCACGTGCACGTAGGCGGCAAGGACTTCAATTTTGCCGAAGGCGAAGCGATGCAGGTCGAATACAGCTACAAATACACCGACGCCCGTTTCGCCGAACTTGCCGCTGCCGCCGGATTAAAAGTCACGCACGGCTGGAACGATGCCAAGGACTGGTTTGGGCTGCGCTTGTTGCGCCCGCTGTAA
- a CDS encoding type II toxin-antitoxin system HipA family toxin, which produces MKLIALMGSQVVGQLDADATGRARFAYDPAWRASANAIPLSLNLPLSREHHPTDAVNAVVWGLLPDNETTLQRWASRFQVSPRNPLALLSHVGEDCAGAVQFVTPARLEDVMSGANDSIEPLTESALEMRLRRLRQDVGAARQIDDVGQFSLAGAQAKIALLHDGKQWAIPAGRIPTTHILKPPSGEYDGFVENELFCLRLARKIGLSTAAGQALRFGDETAICVERYDRIATQGTLLRIHQEDFCQALGVMPQIKYQNQGGPGPTEIAQLLWMHSSQARQDVESLFQALVFNYLIGGTDAHAKNYSLLLGQAGQVRLAPLYDISSALPYPHLQQRKIKLAMKIGSHYRWWDVRSSDWQQLALQMRLEASACLAWMRLAANQLPDQAQDLAIQLRNEGVEHPILDTLVDAIHAACQRALKLLQSV; this is translated from the coding sequence GTGAAGCTGATTGCACTGATGGGCAGCCAAGTGGTCGGCCAGTTGGATGCCGACGCTACTGGCCGTGCGCGATTTGCTTACGACCCTGCCTGGCGAGCGTCGGCGAATGCGATACCGCTTTCGTTGAACCTTCCGCTCAGCCGGGAGCATCACCCAACCGATGCGGTCAACGCGGTGGTCTGGGGCTTGCTACCCGACAATGAAACCACCTTGCAGCGCTGGGCATCCAGATTTCAGGTCTCGCCGCGCAACCCGTTGGCGCTGTTGTCGCATGTTGGCGAGGACTGTGCCGGTGCGGTGCAATTCGTCACTCCAGCCCGGCTTGAGGACGTCATGTCCGGCGCCAACGACAGCATCGAGCCTCTCACCGAGAGCGCGTTGGAAATGCGCCTGCGCAGGCTGCGCCAGGATGTCGGTGCAGCACGCCAGATCGACGACGTCGGTCAATTCAGCCTGGCCGGCGCGCAGGCCAAGATCGCCTTGCTGCACGACGGAAAGCAGTGGGCCATCCCGGCCGGACGCATTCCAACCACGCATATCCTCAAACCACCCAGCGGCGAATACGACGGCTTCGTCGAGAACGAACTGTTTTGCCTGCGCCTTGCGCGCAAGATCGGCCTGTCGACTGCAGCGGGCCAGGCGCTGAGGTTTGGCGATGAGACGGCCATCTGTGTCGAGCGCTATGACCGCATCGCAACCCAGGGCACGCTGCTACGCATCCATCAGGAAGACTTCTGCCAGGCATTGGGAGTGATGCCGCAGATCAAGTATCAAAACCAGGGTGGCCCGGGACCAACCGAGATCGCGCAGCTGCTGTGGATGCACTCCTCGCAAGCGCGGCAAGACGTCGAAAGCCTGTTTCAGGCCTTGGTCTTCAATTACCTGATCGGCGGCACCGATGCGCATGCGAAGAACTATTCGTTGTTGCTTGGCCAGGCGGGACAAGTGCGACTGGCGCCGCTGTACGACATCTCCAGCGCCCTGCCTTATCCGCATCTGCAACAGCGCAAGATCAAGCTGGCGATGAAGATCGGCAGCCACTATCGCTGGTGGGATGTCCGTTCAAGCGATTGGCAACAGCTTGCGCTGCAGATGCGCCTGGAGGCATCGGCTTGCCTCGCTTGGATGCGCCTGGCTGCCAATCAGCTGCCGGACCAAGCGCAGGATCTTGCTATCCAACTTCGAAACGAAGGCGTCGAGCATCCAATTCTGGACACGCTGGTGGACGCAATCCACGCCGCATGTCAGCGTGCGCTCAAACTGCTGCAATCAGTTTGA
- a CDS encoding helix-turn-helix transcriptional regulator, producing the protein MSPIAYIQTMDTVRTPADIGNVIRATRKSRGWDQARLANEIGASRRWIVDIEKGKPRAELQLILRALQVLGLELLLAPGGADARHRLPPDHAAMPSINLDDIVERNRTQRPLSSLYALKNVGKPSAFHVLEPSQSAGLVTRSAAHAAQLEVHQARDAVSRKSQQPPADAAETDAANSQNARAPDIGSKTTPATPKARSISKKKTK; encoded by the coding sequence ATGTCGCCGATCGCTTACATTCAGACCATGGACACTGTGCGTACCCCTGCCGACATCGGCAATGTTATCCGCGCCACTCGCAAGAGCCGGGGCTGGGATCAGGCACGCCTGGCCAATGAAATCGGCGCGAGTCGGCGGTGGATCGTCGATATCGAGAAAGGCAAGCCACGCGCCGAGCTGCAACTGATCCTGCGCGCGCTGCAGGTGCTGGGCCTTGAGCTGCTGCTTGCCCCGGGTGGCGCCGATGCTCGACATCGTCTTCCACCCGATCACGCAGCCATGCCATCGATCAACCTGGATGACATCGTCGAACGCAATCGCACCCAGCGTCCGCTCAGTTCGCTTTACGCGTTGAAGAACGTGGGCAAGCCGAGTGCATTCCATGTCCTGGAACCTTCGCAAAGCGCCGGCCTGGTAACTCGTTCTGCCGCGCACGCCGCGCAGCTGGAAGTGCATCAAGCGCGCGATGCCGTGTCGCGCAAATCGCAGCAGCCGCCTGCAGATGCAGCAGAGACTGATGCGGCGAATTCACAAAACGCTCGTGCACCAGACATCGGTAGCAAGACCACACCTGCCACACCAAAAGCGCGATCAATCAGCAAGAAGAAGACCAAGTGA